In Halobaculum magnesiiphilum, the following proteins share a genomic window:
- a CDS encoding ABC transporter ATP-binding protein translates to MAGRDGTPGSNGEPGRDDAAPDGVAPDDVNPDEGSTRPVIAGRDVVKEYVTGGETVRALRGIDFRVDPGEFVAIVGPSGSGKSTLLNMLGLLDVPTSGLVELDGVDVETFGDAERTRRRKETIGFVFQSFHLIPTLTAVENVEVPRLLDRTPTRTREAATDLLERVGLGDRLEHYPDELSGGQKQRVAIARALVNDPRLLLADEPTGNLDRDTGDQILAEFDAITDEGVAVVTVTHDDYVAQSADRVVNLIDGTVREDEEAVTG, encoded by the coding sequence ATGGCGGGACGCGACGGCACACCGGGGTCCAACGGCGAACCGGGACGCGACGACGCGGCTCCCGACGGGGTGGCCCCTGACGACGTGAATCCCGACGAGGGATCGACCCGCCCGGTCATCGCGGGCCGCGACGTGGTGAAGGAGTACGTCACCGGCGGCGAGACGGTGCGCGCGCTGCGCGGCATCGACTTCCGGGTCGACCCCGGCGAGTTCGTCGCTATCGTCGGCCCGTCGGGGTCGGGGAAGTCCACCCTCCTGAACATGCTCGGCCTGCTCGACGTGCCGACGAGCGGGCTCGTCGAGCTCGACGGTGTCGACGTGGAGACGTTCGGCGACGCCGAGCGCACCCGACGGCGCAAGGAGACCATCGGCTTCGTCTTCCAGAGCTTCCACCTCATCCCGACGCTGACGGCCGTCGAGAACGTCGAGGTGCCGCGGCTGCTCGATCGCACCCCGACGCGGACGCGCGAGGCCGCCACCGACCTCCTCGAACGAGTGGGGCTCGGCGACCGCCTCGAACACTACCCCGACGAGCTGTCGGGCGGGCAGAAACAGCGCGTCGCAATCGCCCGCGCGCTCGTGAACGACCCGCGGCTCCTGCTGGCCGACGAGCCGACCGGGAACCTCGACCGCGACACGGGCGACCAGATCCTCGCGGAGTTCGACGCGATCACCGACGAGGGCGTCGCCGTGGTCACCGTCACCCACGACGATTACGTCGCGCAGTCCGCCGACCGCGTCGTCAACCTCATCGACGGCACCGTCCGCGAGGACGAGGAGGCGGTCACCGGATGA
- a CDS encoding ABC transporter permease: MNLLDRLWGAFPAFLMARRNVARAKTRSALAVAVILIGVVAIGAIGAGGVAFQESQFETLGSIGADLQVFAGEDNENGYLTAADVGRIDRVSGQAEIVPLKQGNADVIEGGSTAGSATVYGVGEPSTLYEVREGSIPPNWRNGVLVGSTLADRYDLRPGSKVTLRRTVTEDGETVRRTEEYRVTAVLAQAGQADIANPNEAFVLPPDEFDDDAFAQVIVRAEDATAANETAMQIKRTFNGRRQLVSVFERGDVAEQIDEAFRLINLFLVGIGAISLVVAGVSIANVMLMSAIERREEIGVLRAVGYQKLDIVRIMLAEATVLGVVGSLLGGAVTLGVVAVINDALLGDPFAFPPGSLGYVAAGMVFGVIASLLAGIYPAWTAARERPVEALRG, encoded by the coding sequence ATGAACCTCCTCGACCGGCTGTGGGGGGCGTTCCCGGCGTTCCTCATGGCCCGCCGGAACGTGGCGCGCGCGAAGACGCGCTCGGCGCTGGCGGTCGCGGTCATCCTCATCGGCGTCGTCGCCATCGGCGCCATCGGCGCCGGCGGCGTCGCCTTCCAGGAGTCGCAGTTCGAGACGCTCGGCTCCATCGGCGCCGACCTCCAGGTGTTCGCCGGCGAGGACAACGAGAACGGCTACCTCACCGCCGCCGACGTGGGGCGGATCGACCGCGTCAGCGGCCAGGCCGAGATCGTCCCCCTGAAACAGGGGAACGCCGACGTGATCGAGGGCGGCTCGACCGCCGGGAGTGCGACCGTATACGGCGTCGGCGAGCCGTCGACGCTGTATGAGGTGCGCGAGGGGTCGATCCCGCCGAACTGGCGCAACGGCGTGCTCGTCGGGTCGACGCTCGCCGACCGGTACGACCTGCGCCCCGGCTCGAAGGTGACGCTCCGCCGCACGGTCACCGAGGACGGCGAGACCGTCCGCCGGACCGAGGAGTACCGGGTGACCGCCGTGCTCGCGCAGGCCGGACAGGCGGACATCGCCAACCCCAACGAGGCGTTCGTGCTCCCGCCAGACGAGTTCGACGACGACGCCTTCGCGCAGGTGATCGTCCGCGCGGAGGACGCCACCGCGGCCAACGAGACCGCGATGCAGATCAAGCGGACGTTCAACGGCCGTCGCCAGCTGGTCTCCGTCTTCGAGCGCGGCGACGTCGCCGAGCAGATCGACGAGGCGTTCCGGCTGATCAACCTCTTTCTCGTCGGCATCGGCGCCATCTCGCTGGTCGTCGCGGGCGTCTCCATCGCCAATGTGATGCTCATGTCGGCGATCGAGCGCCGCGAGGAGATCGGCGTGTTGCGCGCGGTCGGCTACCAGAAGCTCGACATCGTCCGGATCATGCTCGCGGAGGCGACCGTGCTCGGCGTCGTCGGGTCGCTGCTGGGCGGCGCGGTCACGCTCGGGGTCGTCGCGGTGATCAACGACGCCCTGCTGGGCGACCCGTTCGCCTTCCCGCCCGGATCGCTGGGGTACGTCGCCGCGGGGATGGTGTTCGGCGTGATCGCGAGTCTCCTCGCTGGGATCTACCCCGCGTGGACGGCCGCCCGCGAGCGGCCCGTGGAGGCCCTGCGTGGGTGA
- a CDS encoding DoxX family protein, which produces MGDDERPARTDRDDRRSLSRLGRVLFGLGLALQASEDFRDIDDSIEYAESAGVPMPELAAPFASGMMLVGGLGLAFWRLPRIATGAVVTFLAVVTPTMHDFWNEEDDASGERLAFFGNLAMFGAALAFLREAYRS; this is translated from the coding sequence ATGGGAGACGACGAACGACCCGCCCGTACCGATCGCGACGACCGCCGCTCGCTTTCCCGGCTCGGACGCGTGCTGTTCGGGCTCGGACTCGCGCTACAGGCCTCGGAGGACTTCCGCGACATCGACGACTCGATCGAGTACGCCGAGTCCGCGGGCGTGCCGATGCCCGAACTCGCCGCGCCGTTCGCGTCGGGGATGATGCTCGTCGGCGGGCTCGGCCTCGCGTTTTGGCGGCTCCCCCGCATCGCGACCGGCGCGGTCGTCACCTTCCTCGCGGTGGTGACGCCGACGATGCACGACTTCTGGAACGAGGAGGACGACGCCAGCGGCGAGCGCCTCGCCTTCTTCGGCAACCTCGCGATGTTCGGCGCCGCCTTGGCGTTCCTGCGCGAGGCGTATCGGTCGTAA
- a CDS encoding ABC transporter permease: MTDAESTRSGRDGRGGRDGRDRGDSRSGRDSRDSAGSRAVAGTANPAGQSKATLTVARYEAERLVVPAVVAAVALSLFGSLYVWIGPQVTAGIDIEAMTEALPPAMRALFGLESLGSVAGLLASEFYTLGWIVGLAAYVAYVAAGRVAGGVATGRLDATLSAPAPCASVLGGVLLALLVPILVVNVVVPLALYGVSVVVGEPLSPVDLFALHALSVPYLLAWGAVGLFLGVAVDGGRTAGRVALGVVFATWIVEAVVTGSDYEWVGAFAPARYLDPTGVLVRGEYALDSVAVLAGVTALFALAAVALFGRRDV, encoded by the coding sequence GTGACCGACGCGGAGTCGACGCGGTCGGGCCGGGACGGTCGCGGCGGCCGTGACGGCCGCGATCGTGGCGACAGCCGCAGCGGCCGCGACAGCCGCGACTCGGCCGGGTCGCGGGCTGTCGCGGGCACGGCGAACCCGGCGGGTCAGTCGAAAGCCACGCTCACGGTCGCCCGCTACGAGGCCGAACGGCTGGTCGTGCCGGCGGTCGTCGCCGCCGTCGCGCTGTCGCTGTTCGGCTCGTTGTACGTCTGGATCGGACCGCAGGTCACCGCCGGGATCGACATCGAGGCGATGACCGAGGCGTTGCCGCCGGCGATGCGCGCGCTGTTCGGGTTGGAGTCGCTCGGGAGCGTCGCCGGCCTCCTCGCCTCCGAGTTCTACACGCTGGGGTGGATCGTCGGCCTCGCGGCGTACGTCGCGTACGTCGCGGCCGGGCGCGTCGCCGGCGGCGTCGCCACCGGCAGGCTGGACGCGACGCTGTCTGCGCCGGCGCCGTGCGCGAGCGTGCTCGGCGGGGTCCTCCTCGCGTTGCTGGTCCCGATCCTCGTCGTGAACGTCGTCGTCCCGCTGGCGCTGTACGGCGTCTCGGTCGTCGTCGGGGAGCCGCTCTCGCCGGTCGACCTGTTCGCGCTGCACGCGCTGTCGGTGCCGTACCTGCTCGCGTGGGGCGCCGTCGGCCTGTTCCTCGGCGTCGCCGTCGACGGCGGCCGCACCGCGGGACGGGTCGCCCTCGGCGTCGTCTTCGCCACGTGGATCGTCGAGGCGGTCGTCACCGGCAGCGACTACGAGTGGGTGGGCGCGTTCGCGCCGGCGCGGTACCTCGACCCGACCGGGGTGCTCGTCCGCGGGGAGTACGCGCTCGATTCCGTCGCGGTGCTGGCGGGCGTGACGGCGCTGTTCGCGCTCGCGGCGGTCGCGCTGTTCGGCCGACGCGACGTGTAG
- a CDS encoding TetR/AcrR family transcriptional regulator — protein MSDGSNGGVDAPDGEGAPDVNTLIMEATYRALCEHGYAELSVSHIAAEFEKSKSLLYYHYDSKDDLLAGFLRFAGDHFLAMLDEAEREADSPVDRVRSFVDIYLGAELDEEMAEAQRAMIDLRAQAVAEPRFREEFTRIDRHLRERLATALADGVEAGVVDDAVDPEPTATWLLSALSGAMLQRHTADYDVVTPVRTLLHGYVDHYAVNADSDGE, from the coding sequence ATGAGTGACGGTTCGAACGGGGGCGTCGACGCGCCAGACGGCGAGGGAGCGCCGGACGTGAACACCCTGATCATGGAAGCGACCTACCGCGCGCTGTGTGAGCACGGCTACGCCGAGTTGAGCGTCTCGCACATCGCCGCGGAGTTCGAGAAGAGCAAGTCGCTGTTGTACTACCACTACGACTCCAAGGACGATCTCCTCGCGGGGTTCCTTCGGTTCGCCGGCGACCACTTCCTCGCGATGCTCGACGAGGCCGAGCGCGAGGCCGACTCGCCGGTCGACCGCGTCCGCTCGTTCGTGGACATCTACCTCGGGGCGGAGCTGGACGAGGAGATGGCCGAGGCGCAGCGGGCGATGATCGACCTCCGCGCGCAGGCGGTGGCCGAGCCCCGGTTCCGCGAGGAGTTCACGCGCATCGACCGTCACCTCCGCGAGCGACTCGCGACCGCGCTCGCCGACGGCGTCGAGGCGGGCGTCGTCGACGACGCGGTCGACCCGGAGCCGACGGCGACGTGGCTGCTGTCGGCGCTCTCCGGGGCGATGCTCCAGCGCCACACCGCCGACTACGACGTTGTCACGCCCGTCAGGACGCTGCTTCACGGCTACGTCGACCACTACGCCGTCAACGCCGACAGCGACGGAGAGTAA